One window of Ziziphus jujuba cultivar Dongzao chromosome 5, ASM3175591v1 genomic DNA carries:
- the LOC107420681 gene encoding carotenoid 9,10(9',10')-cleavage dioxygenase 1 isoform X3 yields MAIHVSCCVHGRPPFSDNFDTLKVKPFFSAIKTLLGELRQVLPMRIDVSKTINTTTTAKILDAFVDSVFEYVDQPLLPSQLLQGNFAPVDELGESVVITNIEGNIPDNFPEGVYIRNGPNPLFGGLKSTQSVFGRSRHIWIEGEGMLHALYLSRDSDCKWTLRYNNRHVETETFKLEKQRNKPSFLPAIQGDSLAVLSAYLLNLLRFGKVNKYISNTNVFEHSGKFYSIAENHMPQEIDILTLKTLGNWDVCGAWNRPFTSHPKRVPGTGELVIMGVDATKPFFEVGVLSADGKELIHKVDIKLNRCSLCHEVGVTQRYIVILDFPLTIDIMRLVGGGPLIKYNKEGYARIGIMRRYGDANSICWFKVEPNCTFHILNSFEDGDEVVVWGCRALEAIIPGPDMGLDKFDWYCRGFKPIGHGEENVDASAGDGSLFTRCYEWRLNMKTGQVTERNLTGTEFSMDFPMINGNFTGLKNRFGYTQVVDSIASCTSGMLKCGGLAKLHFEEPD; encoded by the exons ATGGCAATTCATGTAAGTTGCTGTGTTCATGGTCGGCCTCCATTTTCAGACAACTTTGATACCTTGAAGGTCAAGCCATTCTTTTCTGCTATCAAG ACATTGTTAGGAGAATTGAGACAAGTACTTCCCATGCGAATAGATGTCTCCAAAACCATCAATACCACCACTACTGCCAAAATTTTGGATGCATTTGTTGATTCGGTGTTTGAGTATGTTGATCAACCCTTGCTTCCATCTCAG TTGTTGCAGGGTAACTTTGCGCCGGTTGATGAGTTGGGGGAATCTGTTGTTATCACCAACATTGAAGGCAACATTCCAGATAATTTTCCCGAGGGTGTCTATATAAGAAATG GACCAAATCCTCTTTTTGGAGGACTAAAATCAACTCAATCTGTGTTTGGAAGGTCAAGACATATTTGGATAGAAGGAGAAGGAATGCTTCATGCTTTGTATTTGAGTAGAGACAGTGATTGCAAATGGACTCTCCGGTACAACAACAGACACGTTGAAACCGAAACATTCAAGCTAGAAAAACAGAGAAACAAACCGTCCTTTCTCCCTGCCATACAAGGCGATTCACTGGCTGTTCTGTCAGCATATCTGTTGAATTTG TTGAGATTTggcaaagtaaataaatacatcaGCAACACCAACGTTTTTGAGCACTCGGGGAAGTTCTACTCCATTGCAGAAAACCACATGCCCCAAGAGATTGACATTTTGACTTTAAAAACATTAGGCAATTGGGATGTCTGCGGAGCTTGGAACAGACCTTTTACCAGCCACCCGAAG AGAGTTCCAGGCACAGGAGAGCTGGTTATAATGGGGGTGGATGCAACTAAACCTTTCTTTGAAGTAGGAGTACTTTCGG CTGACGGAAAAGAGTTGATTCATAAGGTTGATATCAAACTTAATAGGTGTAGCCTTTGCCATGAAGTAGGGGTTACACAAAG ATACATTGTGATACTGGATTTTCCACTTACTATTGACATCATGAGGCTTGTTGGTGGAGGCCC ATTAATAAAGTACAATAAAGAAGGATATGCAAGAATTGGGATTATGCGTCGCTATGGTGATGCAAATTCAATCTGCTGGTTTAAAGTTGAACCAAACTGCACGTTTCATATTCTTAACTCTTTTGAAGATGGAGATGAG GTTGTGGTGTGGGGTTGCAGAGCTCTTGAAGCAATCATACCAGGACCTGATATGGGATTGGATAAATTTGACTGGTATTGCAGAGGGTTTAAGCCTATAGGTCATGGTGAAGAAAATGTGGATGCGTCAGCTGGGGATGGATCATTATTTACTCGTTGTTATGAATGGCGGTTAAACATGAAAACTGGACAAGTTACGGAGAGAAATCTCACTGGAACAGAATTTTCCATGGATTTCCCTATGATCAATGGAAATTTTACAGGTCTGAAAAATAGGTTTGGTTATACCCAAGTCGTTGATTCCATTGCAAGTTGTACCTCAG GCATGCTAAAATGTGGAGGTCTAGCCAAGCTGCATTTTGAAGAACCAGAT tag
- the LOC107420681 gene encoding carotenoid 9,10(9',10')-cleavage dioxygenase 1 isoform X1 has protein sequence MAIHVSCCVHGRPPFSDNFDTLKVKPFFSAIKTLLGELRQVLPMRIDVSKTINTTTTAKILDAFVDSVFEYVDQPLLPSQLLQGNFAPVDELGESVVITNIEGNIPDNFPEGVYIRNGPNPLFGGLKSTQSVFGRSRHIWIEGEGMLHALYLSRDSDCKWTLRYNNRHVETETFKLEKQRNKPSFLPAIQGDSLAVLSAYLLNLLRFGKVNKYISNTNVFEHSGKFYSIAENHMPQEIDILTLKTLGNWDVCGAWNRPFTSHPKRVPGTGELVIMGVDATKPFFEVGVLSADGKELIHKVDIKLNRCSLCHEVGVTQRYIVILDFPLTIDIMRLVGGGPLIKYNKEGYARIGIMRRYGDANSICWFKVEPNCTFHILNSFEDGDEVVVWGCRALEAIIPGPDMGLDKFDWYCRGFKPIGHGEENVDASAGDGSLFTRCYEWRLNMKTGQVTERNLTGTEFSMDFPMINGNFTGLKNRFGYTQVVDSIASCTSGMLKCGGLAKLHFEEPDRKRKLEGAIEVEYNMFEKNSFCSGAAFVSKKGGVEEDDGWIITFVHSEDTNLSQVYVIDTKKFSSDPVAKITLPCRVPYGFHGAFMQISTDT, from the exons ATGGCAATTCATGTAAGTTGCTGTGTTCATGGTCGGCCTCCATTTTCAGACAACTTTGATACCTTGAAGGTCAAGCCATTCTTTTCTGCTATCAAG ACATTGTTAGGAGAATTGAGACAAGTACTTCCCATGCGAATAGATGTCTCCAAAACCATCAATACCACCACTACTGCCAAAATTTTGGATGCATTTGTTGATTCGGTGTTTGAGTATGTTGATCAACCCTTGCTTCCATCTCAG TTGTTGCAGGGTAACTTTGCGCCGGTTGATGAGTTGGGGGAATCTGTTGTTATCACCAACATTGAAGGCAACATTCCAGATAATTTTCCCGAGGGTGTCTATATAAGAAATG GACCAAATCCTCTTTTTGGAGGACTAAAATCAACTCAATCTGTGTTTGGAAGGTCAAGACATATTTGGATAGAAGGAGAAGGAATGCTTCATGCTTTGTATTTGAGTAGAGACAGTGATTGCAAATGGACTCTCCGGTACAACAACAGACACGTTGAAACCGAAACATTCAAGCTAGAAAAACAGAGAAACAAACCGTCCTTTCTCCCTGCCATACAAGGCGATTCACTGGCTGTTCTGTCAGCATATCTGTTGAATTTG TTGAGATTTggcaaagtaaataaatacatcaGCAACACCAACGTTTTTGAGCACTCGGGGAAGTTCTACTCCATTGCAGAAAACCACATGCCCCAAGAGATTGACATTTTGACTTTAAAAACATTAGGCAATTGGGATGTCTGCGGAGCTTGGAACAGACCTTTTACCAGCCACCCGAAG AGAGTTCCAGGCACAGGAGAGCTGGTTATAATGGGGGTGGATGCAACTAAACCTTTCTTTGAAGTAGGAGTACTTTCGG CTGACGGAAAAGAGTTGATTCATAAGGTTGATATCAAACTTAATAGGTGTAGCCTTTGCCATGAAGTAGGGGTTACACAAAG ATACATTGTGATACTGGATTTTCCACTTACTATTGACATCATGAGGCTTGTTGGTGGAGGCCC ATTAATAAAGTACAATAAAGAAGGATATGCAAGAATTGGGATTATGCGTCGCTATGGTGATGCAAATTCAATCTGCTGGTTTAAAGTTGAACCAAACTGCACGTTTCATATTCTTAACTCTTTTGAAGATGGAGATGAG GTTGTGGTGTGGGGTTGCAGAGCTCTTGAAGCAATCATACCAGGACCTGATATGGGATTGGATAAATTTGACTGGTATTGCAGAGGGTTTAAGCCTATAGGTCATGGTGAAGAAAATGTGGATGCGTCAGCTGGGGATGGATCATTATTTACTCGTTGTTATGAATGGCGGTTAAACATGAAAACTGGACAAGTTACGGAGAGAAATCTCACTGGAACAGAATTTTCCATGGATTTCCCTATGATCAATGGAAATTTTACAGGTCTGAAAAATAGGTTTGGTTATACCCAAGTCGTTGATTCCATTGCAAGTTGTACCTCAG GCATGCTAAAATGTGGAGGTCTAGCCAAGCTGCATTTTGAAGAACCAGAT agaaaaagaaaattggaagGGGCAATAGAGGTGGAATACAATATGTTTGAGAAGAACAGCTTTTGCAGTGGAGCTGCCTTTGTCTCTAAGAAAGgaggtgttgaagaagatgatggTTGGATTATTACTTTTGTTCACAGTGAAGATACCAACTTATCTCAA GTTTATGTCATTGACACAAAGAAGTTTTCAAGTGATCCAGTTGCCAAAATTACATTACCATGCAGAGTTCCATATGGTTTTCATGGAGCTTTCATGCAAATCTCAACAGACACCTAA
- the LOC107420681 gene encoding carotenoid 9,10(9',10')-cleavage dioxygenase 1 isoform X4 — protein MAIHVSCCVHGRPPFSDNFDTLKVKPFFSAIKTLLGELRQVLPMRIDVSKTINTTTTAKILDAFVDSVFEYVDQPLLPSQLLQGNFAPVDELGESVVITNIEGNIPDNFPEGVYIRNGPNPLFGGLKSTQSVFGRSRHIWIEGEGMLHALYLSRDSDCKWTLRYNNRHVETETFKLEKQRNKPSFLPAIQGDSLAVLSAYLLNLLRFGKVNKYISNTNVFEHSGKFYSIAENHMPQEIDILTLKTLGNWDVCGAWNRPFTSHPKRVPGTGELVIMGVDATKPFFEVGVLSADGKELIHKVDIKLNRCSLCHEVGVTQRYIVILDFPLTIDIMRLVGGGPLIKYNKEGYARIGIMRRYGDANSICWFKVEPNCTFHILNSFEDGDEVVVWGCRALEAIIPGPDMGLDKFDWYCRGFKPIGHGEENVDASAGDGSLFTRCYEWRLNMKTGQVTERNLTGTEFSMDFPMINGNFTGLKNRFGYTQVVDSIASCTSGYRHAKMWRSSQAAF, from the exons ATGGCAATTCATGTAAGTTGCTGTGTTCATGGTCGGCCTCCATTTTCAGACAACTTTGATACCTTGAAGGTCAAGCCATTCTTTTCTGCTATCAAG ACATTGTTAGGAGAATTGAGACAAGTACTTCCCATGCGAATAGATGTCTCCAAAACCATCAATACCACCACTACTGCCAAAATTTTGGATGCATTTGTTGATTCGGTGTTTGAGTATGTTGATCAACCCTTGCTTCCATCTCAG TTGTTGCAGGGTAACTTTGCGCCGGTTGATGAGTTGGGGGAATCTGTTGTTATCACCAACATTGAAGGCAACATTCCAGATAATTTTCCCGAGGGTGTCTATATAAGAAATG GACCAAATCCTCTTTTTGGAGGACTAAAATCAACTCAATCTGTGTTTGGAAGGTCAAGACATATTTGGATAGAAGGAGAAGGAATGCTTCATGCTTTGTATTTGAGTAGAGACAGTGATTGCAAATGGACTCTCCGGTACAACAACAGACACGTTGAAACCGAAACATTCAAGCTAGAAAAACAGAGAAACAAACCGTCCTTTCTCCCTGCCATACAAGGCGATTCACTGGCTGTTCTGTCAGCATATCTGTTGAATTTG TTGAGATTTggcaaagtaaataaatacatcaGCAACACCAACGTTTTTGAGCACTCGGGGAAGTTCTACTCCATTGCAGAAAACCACATGCCCCAAGAGATTGACATTTTGACTTTAAAAACATTAGGCAATTGGGATGTCTGCGGAGCTTGGAACAGACCTTTTACCAGCCACCCGAAG AGAGTTCCAGGCACAGGAGAGCTGGTTATAATGGGGGTGGATGCAACTAAACCTTTCTTTGAAGTAGGAGTACTTTCGG CTGACGGAAAAGAGTTGATTCATAAGGTTGATATCAAACTTAATAGGTGTAGCCTTTGCCATGAAGTAGGGGTTACACAAAG ATACATTGTGATACTGGATTTTCCACTTACTATTGACATCATGAGGCTTGTTGGTGGAGGCCC ATTAATAAAGTACAATAAAGAAGGATATGCAAGAATTGGGATTATGCGTCGCTATGGTGATGCAAATTCAATCTGCTGGTTTAAAGTTGAACCAAACTGCACGTTTCATATTCTTAACTCTTTTGAAGATGGAGATGAG GTTGTGGTGTGGGGTTGCAGAGCTCTTGAAGCAATCATACCAGGACCTGATATGGGATTGGATAAATTTGACTGGTATTGCAGAGGGTTTAAGCCTATAGGTCATGGTGAAGAAAATGTGGATGCGTCAGCTGGGGATGGATCATTATTTACTCGTTGTTATGAATGGCGGTTAAACATGAAAACTGGACAAGTTACGGAGAGAAATCTCACTGGAACAGAATTTTCCATGGATTTCCCTATGATCAATGGAAATTTTACAGGTCTGAAAAATAGGTTTGGTTATACCCAAGTCGTTGATTCCATTGCAAGTTGTACCTCAG GCTACAGGCATGCTAAAATGTGGAGGTCTAGCCAAGCTGCATTTTGA
- the LOC107420679 gene encoding exosome complex exonuclease RRP46 homolog isoform X3, producing the protein MEVDRIDERTPNQLRPLSCSRNILNRAHGSASWSQGDTKVLAAVYGPKAGTRKNENPEKACIEVIWKPKTGQSGKLEKEYEMILKRTLQSICILTINPNTMTSVIIQVVDDDGAVSTAYFCHFTNTLLPCAINAACAALVDAGIPLKHLAVAICCGLAESGYVILDPTKLEEQKMKAFIYLVFPNSVLSVLPNGSLQKKGGEPLEHGIITSFTQGSMSVEDYLHCLERGRAATSKMSDFLRRSLQPQLPSDSSKAG; encoded by the exons ATGGAAGTAGATAGAATTGATGAGCGCACGCCCAACCAGCTGAGACCACTGAGTTGTTCTCGCAACATACTTAACCGTGCTCATGGCTCTGCCAGTTGGTCTCAAG GGGATACCAAAGTTCTCGCTGCAGTTTATGGACCAAAAGCAGGGACAAGGAAGAATGAGAACCCCGAGAAGGCTTGCATTGAAGTTATTTGGAAGCCTAAAACAGGGCAGAGTg GAAAATTGGAAAAGGAGTATGAGATGATATTGAAGAGGACTTTGCAAAGCATCTGTATTTTGACAATCAATCCTAATACGATGACGTCAGTCATAATACAG GTTGTCGACGATGATGGTGCAGTATCCACAGcatatttttgtcattttaccAATACA CTCCTACCTTGCGCTATAAATGCTGCATGTGCTGCACTTGTAGATGCTGGAATCCCTCTTAAACATCTTGCTG TTGCAATATGTTGTGGTTTGGCAGAAAGTGGGTATGTTATACTGGATCCAACCAAGCTAGAAGAGCAG AAAATGAAagcatttatatatttggtattCCCAAATTCAGTTCTTTCGGTCCTTCCAAATGGCTCATTACAAAAGAAAGGTGGTGAACCTTTGGAACATGGGATCATCACATCATTTACCCAGGGTTCCATGTCAG TGGAAGACTATCTTCACTGTCTAGAACGAGGGCGTGCTGCGACTTCAAAGATGTCTGATTTTCTGAGAAGGAGCTTGCAGCCGCAACTCCCAAGTGACTCATCTAAAGCTGGGTGA
- the LOC107420679 gene encoding exosome complex exonuclease RRP46 homolog isoform X2: protein MALPVGLKVSTSLFLCPHLSIYSFSYLILLGLAIAFCFVYQLVAIDGLSSSSLVLFVACLGDTKVLAAVYGPKAGTRKNENPEKACIEVIWKPKTGQSGKLEKEYEMILKRTLQSICILTINPNTMTSVIIQVVDDDGALLPCAINAACAALVDAGIPLKHLAVAICCGLAESGYVILDPTKLEEQKMKAFIYLVFPNSVLSVLPNGSLQKKGGEPLEHGIITSFTQGSMSVEDYLHCLERGRAATSKMSDFLRRSLQPQLPSDSSKAG from the exons ATGGCTCTGCCAGTTGGTCTCAAGGTATCAACTTCATTGTTCCTCTGCCCCCACCTTTCGATTTACTCCTTCagttatttgattttgttgggtCTGGCCATTGCCTTCTGCTTTGTGTATCAGCTTGTTGCCATTGATGG ATTGTCATCGTCGTCGCTTGTTTTGTTTGTTGCTTGTCTAGGGGATACCAAAGTTCTCGCTGCAGTTTATGGACCAAAAGCAGGGACAAGGAAGAATGAGAACCCCGAGAAGGCTTGCATTGAAGTTATTTGGAAGCCTAAAACAGGGCAGAGTg GAAAATTGGAAAAGGAGTATGAGATGATATTGAAGAGGACTTTGCAAAGCATCTGTATTTTGACAATCAATCCTAATACGATGACGTCAGTCATAATACAG GTTGTCGACGATGATGGTGCA CTCCTACCTTGCGCTATAAATGCTGCATGTGCTGCACTTGTAGATGCTGGAATCCCTCTTAAACATCTTGCTG TTGCAATATGTTGTGGTTTGGCAGAAAGTGGGTATGTTATACTGGATCCAACCAAGCTAGAAGAGCAG AAAATGAAagcatttatatatttggtattCCCAAATTCAGTTCTTTCGGTCCTTCCAAATGGCTCATTACAAAAGAAAGGTGGTGAACCTTTGGAACATGGGATCATCACATCATTTACCCAGGGTTCCATGTCAG TGGAAGACTATCTTCACTGTCTAGAACGAGGGCGTGCTGCGACTTCAAAGATGTCTGATTTTCTGAGAAGGAGCTTGCAGCCGCAACTCCCAAGTGACTCATCTAAAGCTGGGTGA
- the LOC107420681 gene encoding carotenoid 9,10(9',10')-cleavage dioxygenase 1 isoform X2, with product MAIHVSCCVHGRPPFSDNFDTLKVKPFFSAIKTLLGELRQVLPMRIDVSKTINTTTTAKILDAFVDSVFEYVDQPLLPSQGNFAPVDELGESVVITNIEGNIPDNFPEGVYIRNGPNPLFGGLKSTQSVFGRSRHIWIEGEGMLHALYLSRDSDCKWTLRYNNRHVETETFKLEKQRNKPSFLPAIQGDSLAVLSAYLLNLLRFGKVNKYISNTNVFEHSGKFYSIAENHMPQEIDILTLKTLGNWDVCGAWNRPFTSHPKRVPGTGELVIMGVDATKPFFEVGVLSADGKELIHKVDIKLNRCSLCHEVGVTQRYIVILDFPLTIDIMRLVGGGPLIKYNKEGYARIGIMRRYGDANSICWFKVEPNCTFHILNSFEDGDEVVVWGCRALEAIIPGPDMGLDKFDWYCRGFKPIGHGEENVDASAGDGSLFTRCYEWRLNMKTGQVTERNLTGTEFSMDFPMINGNFTGLKNRFGYTQVVDSIASCTSGMLKCGGLAKLHFEEPDRKRKLEGAIEVEYNMFEKNSFCSGAAFVSKKGGVEEDDGWIITFVHSEDTNLSQVYVIDTKKFSSDPVAKITLPCRVPYGFHGAFMQISTDT from the exons ATGGCAATTCATGTAAGTTGCTGTGTTCATGGTCGGCCTCCATTTTCAGACAACTTTGATACCTTGAAGGTCAAGCCATTCTTTTCTGCTATCAAG ACATTGTTAGGAGAATTGAGACAAGTACTTCCCATGCGAATAGATGTCTCCAAAACCATCAATACCACCACTACTGCCAAAATTTTGGATGCATTTGTTGATTCGGTGTTTGAGTATGTTGATCAACCCTTGCTTCCATCTCAG GGTAACTTTGCGCCGGTTGATGAGTTGGGGGAATCTGTTGTTATCACCAACATTGAAGGCAACATTCCAGATAATTTTCCCGAGGGTGTCTATATAAGAAATG GACCAAATCCTCTTTTTGGAGGACTAAAATCAACTCAATCTGTGTTTGGAAGGTCAAGACATATTTGGATAGAAGGAGAAGGAATGCTTCATGCTTTGTATTTGAGTAGAGACAGTGATTGCAAATGGACTCTCCGGTACAACAACAGACACGTTGAAACCGAAACATTCAAGCTAGAAAAACAGAGAAACAAACCGTCCTTTCTCCCTGCCATACAAGGCGATTCACTGGCTGTTCTGTCAGCATATCTGTTGAATTTG TTGAGATTTggcaaagtaaataaatacatcaGCAACACCAACGTTTTTGAGCACTCGGGGAAGTTCTACTCCATTGCAGAAAACCACATGCCCCAAGAGATTGACATTTTGACTTTAAAAACATTAGGCAATTGGGATGTCTGCGGAGCTTGGAACAGACCTTTTACCAGCCACCCGAAG AGAGTTCCAGGCACAGGAGAGCTGGTTATAATGGGGGTGGATGCAACTAAACCTTTCTTTGAAGTAGGAGTACTTTCGG CTGACGGAAAAGAGTTGATTCATAAGGTTGATATCAAACTTAATAGGTGTAGCCTTTGCCATGAAGTAGGGGTTACACAAAG ATACATTGTGATACTGGATTTTCCACTTACTATTGACATCATGAGGCTTGTTGGTGGAGGCCC ATTAATAAAGTACAATAAAGAAGGATATGCAAGAATTGGGATTATGCGTCGCTATGGTGATGCAAATTCAATCTGCTGGTTTAAAGTTGAACCAAACTGCACGTTTCATATTCTTAACTCTTTTGAAGATGGAGATGAG GTTGTGGTGTGGGGTTGCAGAGCTCTTGAAGCAATCATACCAGGACCTGATATGGGATTGGATAAATTTGACTGGTATTGCAGAGGGTTTAAGCCTATAGGTCATGGTGAAGAAAATGTGGATGCGTCAGCTGGGGATGGATCATTATTTACTCGTTGTTATGAATGGCGGTTAAACATGAAAACTGGACAAGTTACGGAGAGAAATCTCACTGGAACAGAATTTTCCATGGATTTCCCTATGATCAATGGAAATTTTACAGGTCTGAAAAATAGGTTTGGTTATACCCAAGTCGTTGATTCCATTGCAAGTTGTACCTCAG GCATGCTAAAATGTGGAGGTCTAGCCAAGCTGCATTTTGAAGAACCAGAT agaaaaagaaaattggaagGGGCAATAGAGGTGGAATACAATATGTTTGAGAAGAACAGCTTTTGCAGTGGAGCTGCCTTTGTCTCTAAGAAAGgaggtgttgaagaagatgatggTTGGATTATTACTTTTGTTCACAGTGAAGATACCAACTTATCTCAA GTTTATGTCATTGACACAAAGAAGTTTTCAAGTGATCCAGTTGCCAAAATTACATTACCATGCAGAGTTCCATATGGTTTTCATGGAGCTTTCATGCAAATCTCAACAGACACCTAA
- the LOC107420679 gene encoding exosome complex exonuclease RRP46 homolog isoform X4, with protein sequence MEVDRIDERTPNQLRPLSCSRNILNRAHGSASWSQGDTKVLAAVYGPKAGTRKNENPEKACIEVIWKPKTGQSGKLEKEYEMILKRTLQSICILTINPNTMTSVIIQVVDDDGALLPCAINAACAALVDAGIPLKHLAVAICCGLAESGYVILDPTKLEEQKMKAFIYLVFPNSVLSVLPNGSLQKKGGEPLEHGIITSFTQGSMSVEDYLHCLERGRAATSKMSDFLRRSLQPQLPSDSSKAG encoded by the exons ATGGAAGTAGATAGAATTGATGAGCGCACGCCCAACCAGCTGAGACCACTGAGTTGTTCTCGCAACATACTTAACCGTGCTCATGGCTCTGCCAGTTGGTCTCAAG GGGATACCAAAGTTCTCGCTGCAGTTTATGGACCAAAAGCAGGGACAAGGAAGAATGAGAACCCCGAGAAGGCTTGCATTGAAGTTATTTGGAAGCCTAAAACAGGGCAGAGTg GAAAATTGGAAAAGGAGTATGAGATGATATTGAAGAGGACTTTGCAAAGCATCTGTATTTTGACAATCAATCCTAATACGATGACGTCAGTCATAATACAG GTTGTCGACGATGATGGTGCA CTCCTACCTTGCGCTATAAATGCTGCATGTGCTGCACTTGTAGATGCTGGAATCCCTCTTAAACATCTTGCTG TTGCAATATGTTGTGGTTTGGCAGAAAGTGGGTATGTTATACTGGATCCAACCAAGCTAGAAGAGCAG AAAATGAAagcatttatatatttggtattCCCAAATTCAGTTCTTTCGGTCCTTCCAAATGGCTCATTACAAAAGAAAGGTGGTGAACCTTTGGAACATGGGATCATCACATCATTTACCCAGGGTTCCATGTCAG TGGAAGACTATCTTCACTGTCTAGAACGAGGGCGTGCTGCGACTTCAAAGATGTCTGATTTTCTGAGAAGGAGCTTGCAGCCGCAACTCCCAAGTGACTCATCTAAAGCTGGGTGA
- the LOC107420679 gene encoding exosome complex exonuclease RRP46 homolog isoform X1 — protein MALPVGLKVSTSLFLCPHLSIYSFSYLILLGLAIAFCFVYQLVAIDGLSSSSLVLFVACLGDTKVLAAVYGPKAGTRKNENPEKACIEVIWKPKTGQSGKLEKEYEMILKRTLQSICILTINPNTMTSVIIQVVDDDGAVSTAYFCHFTNTLLPCAINAACAALVDAGIPLKHLAVAICCGLAESGYVILDPTKLEEQKMKAFIYLVFPNSVLSVLPNGSLQKKGGEPLEHGIITSFTQGSMSVEDYLHCLERGRAATSKMSDFLRRSLQPQLPSDSSKAG, from the exons ATGGCTCTGCCAGTTGGTCTCAAGGTATCAACTTCATTGTTCCTCTGCCCCCACCTTTCGATTTACTCCTTCagttatttgattttgttgggtCTGGCCATTGCCTTCTGCTTTGTGTATCAGCTTGTTGCCATTGATGG ATTGTCATCGTCGTCGCTTGTTTTGTTTGTTGCTTGTCTAGGGGATACCAAAGTTCTCGCTGCAGTTTATGGACCAAAAGCAGGGACAAGGAAGAATGAGAACCCCGAGAAGGCTTGCATTGAAGTTATTTGGAAGCCTAAAACAGGGCAGAGTg GAAAATTGGAAAAGGAGTATGAGATGATATTGAAGAGGACTTTGCAAAGCATCTGTATTTTGACAATCAATCCTAATACGATGACGTCAGTCATAATACAG GTTGTCGACGATGATGGTGCAGTATCCACAGcatatttttgtcattttaccAATACA CTCCTACCTTGCGCTATAAATGCTGCATGTGCTGCACTTGTAGATGCTGGAATCCCTCTTAAACATCTTGCTG TTGCAATATGTTGTGGTTTGGCAGAAAGTGGGTATGTTATACTGGATCCAACCAAGCTAGAAGAGCAG AAAATGAAagcatttatatatttggtattCCCAAATTCAGTTCTTTCGGTCCTTCCAAATGGCTCATTACAAAAGAAAGGTGGTGAACCTTTGGAACATGGGATCATCACATCATTTACCCAGGGTTCCATGTCAG TGGAAGACTATCTTCACTGTCTAGAACGAGGGCGTGCTGCGACTTCAAAGATGTCTGATTTTCTGAGAAGGAGCTTGCAGCCGCAACTCCCAAGTGACTCATCTAAAGCTGGGTGA